The nucleotide window ATTTTACGGCTTGTTTTACGGATTGTAAAACCTGTAAAGCTGCACTGGGCGAGAAACCTGCCTTTGTAGCTGCGTTGCTGGGAAGGATCCAGTCCAATGGTATTGATGTGACGGCCAAACAAGCGGAATTTAATACCTGGGCGAATGGGTTGTATGATAATTTATACAGTAATTGTATGGCAAAACAGGCCTCCTGTTATGCGAGCCCTTGCCAGCGCCTGGAAGAATTGCTGAGAAGAGATGTAACTCCTGGCGGGCAGTTTGCATTGTTTGATGCAAACAATAACCCACTGGAGCCCAGTATCAATGTTATTCTGCTGCATTGGCGGGATGCGGACATTTTCCCTGTGGTAAACACTTCCGGAACTGCAGGAAAAGAATACTTCGAGAGAGGTGATGGCACAACATTTACTCCTAATGATCCTGGTTTCACTATACAGAATCTGATTGCCAACTGGCGTCCGGAGTGGGGCGCCCGTTTTGTGAAGTGGCATCCGGAATATTGCGGGCTGCAATTTTGCAATCAATATGGCAGTTCTTATATGGCATGGGACCAGCGTTTGCAGGAACAGGTGACCAAAGTAGCTGATTTGCAGGCGGCGATAGGTACCACTTATAGTAACAGCAATCCTGTATGGTTGCTGAATGCAGATCCGTTTTTTACCAATGGTGGTATTGGCAGCAGCTATTCCTATGACTTCTCCAAGGACCTGAATGAATATGTGAGCCGGGTTGTCAATAACTATAATCTTCCTCCGTTTGGGGATAAGACATTGTCCCAGTTTGTAGACTACATGTTGTACTGTGCTAATGACAAGGCAAGTACCAATCAGGCTGCAGCCATCAATGATGAGGGACGCTGGAGAAACTGCCAGCCTAATGCGGATTGCCGTATACCGGACAGAGAGTGGCAGCTTTACCTGCAGTATTATATGGAGCGTAAGGCTTTCTATTATGAAAAGGTGAGGGCTGACAAGGGTTTTTGCACAGCCTGTAAGGTGGGACGGCCCAGTGGTTTGGTAATTCGTGATGGAGCCATCTGTGCGGATTTAAAGCCGGAAGATATCGTGAGAGAGGATAAAACCTATTATGATCCTAATGGAGAGACTAATGAAATAAGCTTTTACTATCAGGGCTCAAAACCATTAGCGACGAATATAAAATACAGAATCGAGTTTTACGGATATGAAGGGGATACGTATTTTACCAGTGTACAGTATATTGACCGGAATTCCACTGCGGCCAGTTATATGAGATACAGGGCATTTAACGAACCTACTAAGCCATTTGGGGCGAATAAATCCGGATGTATTGATGATACACCTCCTGTTGGGAATTGTGATGCTTTATATGCCGGTAAAAACTCACGGTTAGGGAATACCTATTATAAAAATGAAGGGGTAAAAGATTCCGTTGTTTTAAGTAAGGAAGCGAAAGATGCCTTAAGTGCCCAGATTGAAATGGCCTGCAGTTCCCGTGTTGATGATCTGATCAAGCGGCTTGGTATTACAAACACTATCCGCCAGAAATTAATCAATGTATGTATCAAGGGTGGGGATGAATATCATATCTATGGTTCATCAACCACTCCGCCGGGAACTGTTTCCGTGGATGGATATTCTTCCTTTGACCAGGTTATAGCCAGTGTGGTGGGATCTAACTACACTATGAGTGTGAATCCCTGGGTGATGGACGGATTTTATCCATATAACGTGAAAGCACAGACGACGACCACTATAGTTGGAAATACCAATAAAGAGCTTTGTGCAAAACTGACTTCCCTTACACAGGAGCAGCAAAGCAGCCGGCCGGACCTGAGTCTGTATAATTACCTGAAATTAAAGTATGGTACGGCGGTCACCATTACAGAGGCGGAATTAAGCATGCTGCAGAAAGGATGTACAAACTGTAAGTATCTGTTGCCGCAAAATATCCGGGTACCGGTTTTCCTGGATGGCAATGCTGTAGGATGTGTAACAGCCAATGAATTCCTGTCGGCCAGAGCAGAGTTGAACCAGAAAATCAGCGGAGGGCTGATAGAAAATGACGGTAATTATGAAATGATCATCACCAATTACTTTAACCAGCGTTGGGGCTTTACCTTAAGTGCTTTTGAATATGAGAATTACCGTACGCAGATAGCGACTGATCCATCAAAACTGTTATGCAACAAGCCAGTATATGATGAGGTGGCTACGGACCCGTATACCTGTATGTATTCCCTGGTGGATGCTGCCACAGCAAGTGCCAAACGCAGGTATGATGAATATATTGAAGAAGTCCGGAGAGCATTTAAAAAACAATACATTGATATCTGCAGTGCTGCTAAAGCAAAGGCCGATCTGAGTACATCGGAGCTGTATTATCACTATACCTTGTATTATTACGATCAAAGCGGATCATTGGTACGTACTGTTCCACCGGAAGGGGTGATGGTTACAGATGATCCGGTAAAACTGGACCAGATCCGTCAGGCCCGTGATGTGAATGTCAGCAGTTGTTCATATAACGGCCCAACTACGAATACCGACTATAATGCGATCTTAACAACAATGGCTAATGCGGCCTGGGCTGCTAATCAGTCTATTGAAATGTGGCTGTATGCTAAGGATAATACTCCTATCCGGGTATTGACACCTGGCGGAAGTAATACGGTGTATGCTTATATCTGGCAGTATGATAAGTATCTGCATATAGGATTTCATAAACTTTCTCCGGGCCCGCTCAATCAGGTTGAAATAATAAGCACCAAAGATATAACGGTTGATATCAGCCAGTTGCAGCCTTTGAAGGTAATGACCCATTTAGTATTACAAGGGTCAATATTAACTGATAATAATCCGTCACTGAGTGTATATGTAAATGGGGTGGCCTGCCCGGTAGCGACAAATGCGCCTGTACCTCCTGCAGAATATGAAATAGCAGCCACAGGTGGTAATGCAACTTTCACAACAGATCTCTCCATGTTAAGGCAGATGAGGGTTTATAACCGTGTGCTGACTGGAGCTGAAATTGCGGCCAATGCTTCCGAATTATGCATGGGCATATCTCCTGCTTACTATGCCAATGTATTTCCGGCATTGAGCGGCTGGGGAAGATTTAACAGTGATCAACCTGGTGGGGCAGGAACAACCAGTGATGGTATGGTTGGTACCCAGTATCCACCTTTTTATCCTTTGCATCGACTTACCAGCAACTATGCCTTCACTTCCTTAAACACCGTTGTACAGCAAAACACTCCGGATGGAGGTGCCAGCCGTTTCTGGTTTGATAATTTAGGACGGGTGATTGCCTCCCGTAATGCGAAACAGGCTGTTAGCGCTAATCTGTTTAGCTACACAAAATATGATGGATTAAGCAGAATCGTTGAGGTGGGCGAAAAAGCAGGTGCTCCGGATCCGGGTATTCCGGGTTTCCTGGCTGCCAATAACGCGCAGTTGTTCCTGAATGGTGGTACCAACAGCCAGATAACCCGCACCTACTATGATGCTCCCGTGCTGGACCAGAACCTTTATCCACAGGATAACCTGCGTAAACGGGTGGCAGCCCACACGTATGCCGAAACAGCAAGTGCTGAAGAACAAGCCACCTACTATAGTTATGATCAGATCGGTAATGTGAAAACATTGTGGCAGAAATTATATGGCTTCAGTGACAAGGTGCGTTTGGATTACAATTATGACCTGATAAGTGGTAAAGTAAATGCTGTCAGATATCAGAAAGATAAACCCGATCAGTTCTTTTATAACTACCAATATGATGCGGAGAACCGCCTGGAGGAAGCATCCACCGGCGTGGAGCATGATGGCAGCAACTGGAAGATATATAAGGACTCAAGGAAAGTGAATGCTACCTATCACTATTATCTTCATGGGCCATTGGCCAGAACAGAGCTGGGTAGTTCCATACAGGGCATTGACTATGCCTACACCTTACAGGGTTGGTTAAAAGGGATTAATGGTGCCAGGCTGGGCGTTGCCAATGATATGTTCGGTGATGGCGGTAGCGGGGCTACCAGTACTTTTGCCAAAGATGTAATGGCTTATTCCCTTGCTTATTTCAATGGAGATTATAAGCCTATTGGTTCAAGTGCACCGGCATTTGACATGAAGTATGCTGCAGGTACAACAGATCCTGCAGGACAGTCATTATATAACGGCAATATCAGTAATATCTCTGTAGCGTTAGATAAAATTAATGGAGGTGCACCTGTAGGATATACTTATCGGTACGATGCATTGAACCGCTTACGTACCATGCGTTATCATCCGCTCAGCACCGGTACCACTACCTGGGGATTTGGACAAAACAGTCCTGACTTCCAGGAAGATATCACCTACGACGGCAATGGTAATATTCTGACCTACAAACGTAATGGTAACGCGGGCAATAAACTGATGGACGATCTTACCTATTCTTATCCACGGGAGAATAACAACCTGACCAGTAACCGATTGTTGCATGTCCGTGATGATGTGGACCCGGGTGCTTTCCCATCGGATTTTGAAAGTATGGGTTCAAATCAGTATGTTTATGATGAGATTGGAAATCTGATTGCTGACCGTTCTGCCAATATCCAGGATATTAAATGGTCAGTTTATGGAAAGATTAACCAGATTTCATTTGTAGATGGAAGTAGCCTGAGTTATAAGTATGATGCCGGTGGGAATCGTGTTTATAAAGAGTACAACAAAAATGGTCTTTTAGATAAAACCTGGTATGTACGTGATGCCAGCGGAAATACCCTGAGCGTTTACGGGAACAGCAATGGAGATGGTAATATCTACTGGAAAGAACAACACCTTTACGGCTCTTCCCGACTGGGTATGTGGCAGCCGGATATGCTGGTAAACAGTGGTTCTGGTAATGCATTGTCGCTGTGGGGACAATCCAATCGTATCCGTTATGAGCTAAACAACCACCTGGGCAACGTAATGGCGGTTATCTCTGATACTAAAAATGGTGGAGATGCCACTGTGTTTAATGAATTAGACTATGCTCCTTTTGGTATGCAGCTGGATGGCAGGAAATGGAGTCTGGGGAATGGTTATCGTTATGGGTTTAATGGGAAGGAGAATGATAATGAAGTGAAGGGAGAGGGGAACCAGCAGGATTATGGGATGAGGGTGTATGATCCGCGAATAGCGAAGTTCCTGAGTGTAGATCCGTTGACGAAATCTTATCCTGAGTTGACACCATATCAGTTTTCTGAAAATTCACCGATTCTATTTATAGATCTAGATGGTTTAGAAAAGGCATTACCATGGTATTTCAGAGAGAATAAGCATGGAGGAAAGCCGGTTTTAACATTGGGATTAGGGAATTTGGGAAAAATGGATCGGGAGAATTATGATGATTACTCAGGTGTTGGAAAGGTTGGGGTATTTGGCTGGAATACAGCTGCTGCTGCTTGGAATGGTGTCGCTGCGACATGGAATGAGGCATTAGATGGTAAGACTGGCAGCGAAATGCTAAATGAAACCGTGAATGGTTTACAAGAGATGAGAGTGGACGACTTTAAGCGAGTTGAAACATGGGAGAATGTTGGAGGATTTCTTCTGACAGCCTATCTTACAAAGCGACTTAATAATGCACTAACAAGAGTACCTTTTGTTGATGCTCCCCTAAATACTGCTGAAGGTGCTGGTGCCGTAAATAATCCTGCTTCTAAGTTAATACGATCAGGGAATTTGAATATTAATGAAGTGAAGGGTACTGTGAACTGCGCTGGATGTACGATAGCAGGAGATGCGACTATAAAGGGGAATACAGCTCTGGCATTGAAACATGGACCAATGTTAACAACAGAATTTTTTAATAATTTTGGAGGAGCAAAAGATGTCAAATCTTATTATACGGCTGAAGGTGTAGTTGGTGCAATGAGTAAGCTCGAAGATGGGGCAACGGGTGTTGTTTTTGGATATAGAGGACCTGGTAGGATTGGACATTATTTTAATGTTACCAAGCAGCATGGTAATGTAATATTTTTAGATTTTCAGAAATCTCCAGGAAATTGGATTCAAAACACCTCTACGCTTATGAAAGATTATAAGTTTAATCAGCTTTATTTTAAAAATACAACAGGTTTATGATGATACTTAATTTGATTGAGGCGAAAGATAAGGCCTATCTGTACTTAAAGGATACTCCAGTCTTGGTTAGTCGTGAGGAATTGGTAATAATGGATGAATATACTATTGAATTTGAGTATGGATGGGCTTTCTTTTATCAAACGAAAAAGTTTGTTGAAACGGGTGATATCTTTGATGGAATAGGTGGCGGTGCCCTAATTGTAAATAAATTTGATGGGAGTGTATTTGAAATTGGAAGTGCACGTTCAGCTGAAGAGTATATTGATGAATATGTTGAAGAATGTAGAAAGAAAATTCATTAATGCTGGGTGGCAATTTCCAGGTATAACAAAAGATGGATTTGGGTGACTCTGATGGATAGCTATACGGTGAAAAAGTTATCTGACGCCAATGGAATATTCAGATGTATAACCATAACGGGAACCAAAACTGGGCTGGGAAGCCTCTGGAAATGGACTAGTTGAGTTATACCTATGAACCAGGTAAGAACAGGTTACTTCATATCAAAGGACGATGTTCTCAAAGAATAATACGATATTGATATCGATGAACATATTGATGGGCCTGCTTTCAATAATGGGCATCTAACTCAAACAGAGCCCCACCTATAGGGCAGAAGCATTACTCCACCCTGGTTGATAACCCGGATGCTCCGGCATCAGTACATTTAGGTGCCCTGGGATCAGGAACTTTCACTACTTCTTACAGGAGGTAGCGAGTTCTTCGAGTTAAGCAACCACCTGGGTAACTTACTCGCCACTGTTGGTGATGACAAGCGTTCCAGCTCTGGACCCAGAGGATTGATAGACCACTACGAAGCCAATGTTGTATCTGCACAGGATTATTATCCTTTTGGGATGCAGATGGTTTTCTTCAGATAAGTATCATATGGGTTTAATGCAAGAGAAGGATAATGGGATACAAGGAGAAGGAAATGGATATACCGCTTAGTTCTGGGAATATGATCCGAGGATAGGAAGGAATTGAATTTAGATCCTGATCCAACTACAGGGGTAGGCGATTATTCGACGTTTTATAATAGCCCTACTTTTATGGTGATGTATTGGGAAATCGCCCAGGAGATCCACCAGGATGGTATAAGGATCTAAAAAGCGCCTATGTTAATTTTATGTGGTGGACTGGTAGGGCGCATCCAGACAATGCAGCAGAATCTTTTGACAGAACGATCGTGCATCTGACAAGTTGGAGTCAAATAAAATCTGATACAAAAGAAGCCGCGGGAAATGCTTACTGGTCTTTTGGGGGAATCGACCAATGGTATTCTAAAACAGTGGACATTAGGAACATATTCTAAGTCGCCTGCGGATTTTAACTTAAATGATAAACAAGCTGCATATTTCCAAACAGCTAGCGATGTAATTCAGAACACGCCATTGCCTATAGAAGGTGGTGGGAATTTTTCGCCTAGAGTTGTTCTATCTGGAGGAGGAGGTGGTGTTCTTAAACCAGTAACAAACCTTCAGGTTAAAATTGAAACTATTGTTTTAGCAAATGCGTCAAGTGGAACTCCGGTTTCAGCATCCTCGTCATCCTCGTCCTCGTCAGGCACAACATACACGGCTCAATAAACTGCATCGGGTAGTTGGACTTATGATCGCCTTGAAGTAGAGACGCCTTCAGGTATTGCTATGAGGCCAAAGGATGTGCTGGTTAGGTGGAATCAATTCTTAGGTCCCAATCAAACAAATATTAATCCTGGATTTGGGAATGTTGATCCTGATAGGATTTGGTCGGCTGATGGTAGAAGAAGTATTAGATTTGGTGATCATGAAGCAACCCCAAACGTAAGAGGGCTAATGCGTTTTCGTGAAGAGACTTGGTATCCTTATAGAGTTGAAAATGTAATTCGAAGAGTACAGAAAAAATAAAATAGATAAAAAAAGCAATGAATGTGGTTATCACTAAAGTAGAATATCCATATGTATCATTTATTAGTGACTATGGAGAAGGTTGCATATGCCACCGGTCAGAAATTTGAGCAGGGCGTGACTCATGGTGTTGAATTTGATCTATTGTTAGAGCTTGATACGAGTGAGAATACAAAGGTTGGAACAAATCTGAAAGCAGGTTTTTATTGTGAAGATGACCGTACTGTTATTGTAGCATTGGTTGAAAGTATAGAGGAAGATGATGCTATGTGGTTACGTATAGTGACAGATTGTATTATTGAGGCTTATGGAGTTGATGATACTATTAAAACAGGGGATAGGCTGGAAATTAGAATGCCAAAAGACAAATTTAAAATGACCTGTATTGGGACTCTTTTTAAATAACTTTTGGATTGTAAAGAACATACGGAATATGAAATGGTCTGGATTTAATCTGGCTGTTAAAACCAGTCATCATGGACCGGTTTTAACAGCCGCTGAACTAGCTCAGCGGCTTATTTTATTTATATGCAGCTCTTGTTTTGGCATCCCATAAAAGGCCATCTAAGGCATGTAGGATATATTTTTTATCTTCTTCCAGGAGCGCATCAATATCATTCAATCCCTTAAGCATAGCAGGGTCTTTAAGCACATTAACCTGGTTAGTCACCCTTAATAAAAATCCCATGGTAGTGTAAGTATCCCTTTTCTGGTGACAGTTTAAACTTAGATAAAAAAGGCTAAATTTAAACTGAACTACTATCATGAAAAAGACCAGATTCACAGAAACTCAGATTGTGTCTATTTTGAAGCAGCAGGAAAATGGGCTTGCCACAAAGGACATTTGCCGCGAACATGGCATTTCTGAAGCTACTTTCTATAACTGGAAAAGCAAGTATGGAGGCATGGAGGCTTCAGATGTGAAGCGCCTCAAAGACCTGGAGGAAGAAAATTCCAGGCTCAAAAGAATGTATGCTGACCTATCCCTTGACAATCAGATACTGAAGGATCTATTCACAAAAAAAGGCTGGGCCCTTCCACAAAAAGACAAGTAGCAGAAGAATTGGTCGCAGATCAGGGTATTTCTGTGAGCAGGGCCTGTCGAATAGTTTCCTTTCCCCGTTCAAAGTTTTATTATCGTAGTCGTAGAAATGACCAGGTACTGATTGATGCCCTTCAGGACCTTGCTTTTAAGCATACTTCCTACGGTTTTCGCAAGCTTTTCGCCTATTTGAGGCGTGCAGGTCATCACTGGAATCATAAAAGAGTATACCGGGTATACAGGCTGCTTAAGCTGAATAAGAGGAGGAAGCTGAAACGCAGAGTGCCAGCACGCATTAAACAACCATTACAACAGCAAACCAATGTTAATATCATCTGGAGCATGGATTTCATGAGTGATAGCCTGATTGGAAACAAACGCTTCAGAACATTTAACGTGATAGATGATGGCTCCCGGGAGGTCTTGGGTATAGAAGTCGATACTTCACTATCGTCATACCGAATTGTACGGGTATTGGAAAGAATTATTGAATCCAGAGGCAAACCAGCCGCGATAAGAACTGATAATGGTCCGGAATTTACTTCAGGTTATTTTGAACAGTGGTGCCACCAGCACGGTATCCGGCTACAATACATTCAACCAGGCCGACCAATGCAGAATGGTTATGTCGAACGATTTAATCGTCTTTACAGAGAAGCTGTCCTCGATGCCTATATCTTTGAGGACTTGCACCAGGTAAGGGAATTAACCTATACCTGGATGGAAGAATATAACCAAAGAAGACCTCACGAATCTTTGAAGAACATGACGCCTTGCGAATGGAAAGCGGAGTTGCAAAAATCCAGAAACTCCAATTAATCACTGTTACCTAGATGGGGTACTTACAGTAGTATCCAGTTCTTCAGCAAGCCGCTTTTATACCCTTTGTGGTCGGGACGAGGTACTCACCCAGCCTGGTCACTTCGTTGATGTGATAACTCCCACGGGTAAACGGTATATAGATTTTTTTCTTTCAAATGAGGTTATTACTAAGGAGCAAACGGCGATGTGGAGTCAGGCTCAAGCAAAAGTATTAAAGCGTTCAGGTCTTACTGAAGAAGCTTTTGCTAAGATGTTATCTTCGACCTCAAAAACAGCTCAAAATAAAGTGGGGCGTCTAAAGGCTCCGCTGAGGAACGGTCTGGAGCAAAGTAGGAGAATATATGACTCAAATGAAACAGTCCGGTTAGAAGGTACTTCGGGTTCACTTGTGCCAGGAGCAGGAACTGCGGTTGGAGGAATTGTAGGAGGGCTTATAAGGGGGACTATTGGATATATGGCTGGTTCTACGGTAACGCAGCTGGTACATGATTTTATATTCACCTCTGGAGCTCCGCTGAACTAGCCATTGGGAGCTGGAAACTATGGTCGGGTTATGCATAAAACGAAATTAATTCAATAAAATATTTAAAAGAAAGGAAATGGTACTTTGGGAATTCGAAAAGATATATATGAGGATAGTCGAAGGAGAGTTTGTGGAATTAGAGTGTATTTTTGTTCAAGAAAAATCTCCTAGCCTTTTGGTGTTTAATATCGGGGCGTTTTTTTTGGTAAATCGAGGTGAAACTTTTGATCATAGTAACTTTAAAAGAGTTTGAACTGCACTCTATATTAGGAAACAGTACAATTCAATTAAAAGGACTATACAACTTTAAAGGTAGTTTGTATATGGAACTAGATAGCAGTATAATTAAGATATACAATCAGTTTAATATGCAGTATGGAACGTCCGGAAATATTTTAGAATTTGTAATGCCCTTAATGGATGAAAGTAAATATTACTTATGGAAAGAGGAGATTCGCCTTGCGAGTACACAGGAAATAATAGATTTGAGATATATCACCTGAGCTGATAGTCTTGATTATAATGTTATTAAATCATGCAACGCCGCATTTACCCTGAGTAATGCGGCGTTGTTGTTTCCCCGGATCTAATGCCCCTCGCTTACAAACATGTTTTTGCCTGGCGCGCGGTTTTGTTAACCTCCTTTTGAAAAAAAATATTTTTATTCTTAAAAAATTGACTATCAATTGATTGGATTATGGGTCTGCTAACATCAGGAAATAAATTTTAATATTATAAGTACACTTATTATATTTGTACATATAATCATAAAACATAAAAAACATGTGGACAAAATCCTATTCCGTAGTTACTAAAGAAATCACTAAAGAACAGATCTGGAAACTCACTACAGACATCGACAACTGGAAAAACTGGGACGGTGGCGTGGAGTATTCAAAACTGCAGGGAGAATTTAAAGTGGGTCAGCATTTCATCCTTAAACCCAAAGGCGGTCCGAAAGTAAAAATCCAGCTGATGGAAATCATTCCCAACAAAAGGTTTACAGATATGACCAGTTTTCCTTTGGCCAAAATGTATGGTGATCATCTCTATGAAGAAACACCGGAAGGATTAAAAATCACCGTTACCATGTCTGTTAAAGGTTTGCTGTCTTCTCTCTGGGTGAAACTGGTAGCAAAAAATATTATTGATCATATGCCGGAAGATGTTGCCAATCAAATTGAACACGCTAAAAAAATCAGTTTATGAGAAAATACTGGATGGCTAGTATATCAAAAGAGCATACTTTGC belongs to Chitinophaga sp. HK235 and includes:
- a CDS encoding SRPBCC family protein; protein product: MWTKSYSVVTKEITKEQIWKLTTDIDNWKNWDGGVEYSKLQGEFKVGQHFILKPKGGPKVKIQLMEIIPNKRFTDMTSFPLAKMYGDHLYEETPEGLKITVTMSVKGLLSSLWVKLVAKNIIDHMPEDVANQIEHAKKISL
- a CDS encoding IS3 family transposase (programmed frameshift); this translates as MKKTRFTETQIVSILKQQENGLATKDICREHGISEATFYNWKSKYGGMEASDVKRLKDLEEENSRLKRMYADLSLDNQILKDPIHKKRLGPSTKRQVAEELVADQGISVSRACRIVSFPRSKFYYRSRRNDQVLIDALQDLAFKHTSYGFRKLFAYLRRAGHHWNHKRVYRVYRLLKLNKRRKLKRRVPARIKQPLQQQTNVNIIWSMDFMSDSLIGNKRFRTFNVIDDGSREVLGIEVDTSLSSYRIVRVLERIIESRGKPAAIRTDNGPEFTSGYFEQWCHQHGIRLQYIQPGRPMQNGYVERFNRLYREAVLDAYIFEDLHQVRELTYTWMEEYNQRRPHESLKNMTPCEWKAELQKSRNSN
- a CDS encoding YrhB domain-containing protein, producing MMILNLIEAKDKAYLYLKDTPVLVSREELVIMDEYTIEFEYGWAFFYQTKKFVETGDIFDGIGGGALIVNKFDGSVFEIGSARSAEEYIDEYVEECRKKIH
- a CDS encoding RHS repeat domain-containing protein, which codes for MFRSISLSLLFVVLLLLSGRLQAATEPYEQKIQGALKKGDTLILKDEKFRNPAYDWNKINNKSVLNSITFGLRKDTVFKLQQPFKCKADLKVEYWSSPDQDLPITIEHVALEINYDTAVGAVYQASAKYNFRNAYKVKVTVNEFDCKQLSPVPPLFFISAQVIIDRDYLPQEKQTSMAGARMMGAAAKVDDGTTVKDDIGVNWEPDVSGHIFDLEWTFIDELSNNGTILKTKGAGITVTDLAAMFRNNATRVTVPVNYYNVPLIQEHQYLLVRTRKVLERSGYREEGEWDYNFKINSTGFFGVAGYSDGVVPYLSSMNWQYQAVYTEGGNRKEVVSFMDGSLRNRQTVTLLNTTGIPIVQESVYDKYGRATGAILPAPLDASTLQYYTGQSLKSQTEAYSWKDIFQGKAASCIGRPAPLSTLSGASRYYSSENTLKSDPYRSYIPDAENLPISVTTYTPDNTGRISMQSGVGPNLQPDNTNLQNNHTTRYYYGKPQQWELDRIFGNDVGLASHYLKNMTVDPNGQVSVSYVNDEGKTIATALAGQNSNDALLPLPNTPAPKYFNATILTPGDFVFDRTLLKLTGTTTYLASVPNSTAKISLDVPYLIKKYQENNVTICSNCFYLLSVKVTDDCNNILAQESKAEVGSKLPDCNVTGSFAKEISFRADKVGSYNISVELALSPDVIEAYTDDFITRNTNLKTLFQFVMEQLNKEDFTACFTDCKTCKAALGEKPAFVAALLGRIQSNGIDVTAKQAEFNTWANGLYDNLYSNCMAKQASCYASPCQRLEELLRRDVTPGGQFALFDANNNPLEPSINVILLHWRDADIFPVVNTSGTAGKEYFERGDGTTFTPNDPGFTIQNLIANWRPEWGARFVKWHPEYCGLQFCNQYGSSYMAWDQRLQEQVTKVADLQAAIGTTYSNSNPVWLLNADPFFTNGGIGSSYSYDFSKDLNEYVSRVVNNYNLPPFGDKTLSQFVDYMLYCANDKASTNQAAAINDEGRWRNCQPNADCRIPDREWQLYLQYYMERKAFYYEKVRADKGFCTACKVGRPSGLVIRDGAICADLKPEDIVREDKTYYDPNGETNEISFYYQGSKPLATNIKYRIEFYGYEGDTYFTSVQYIDRNSTAASYMRYRAFNEPTKPFGANKSGCIDDTPPVGNCDALYAGKNSRLGNTYYKNEGVKDSVVLSKEAKDALSAQIEMACSSRVDDLIKRLGITNTIRQKLINVCIKGGDEYHIYGSSTTPPGTVSVDGYSSFDQVIASVVGSNYTMSVNPWVMDGFYPYNVKAQTTTTIVGNTNKELCAKLTSLTQEQQSSRPDLSLYNYLKLKYGTAVTITEAELSMLQKGCTNCKYLLPQNIRVPVFLDGNAVGCVTANEFLSARAELNQKISGGLIENDGNYEMIITNYFNQRWGFTLSAFEYENYRTQIATDPSKLLCNKPVYDEVATDPYTCMYSLVDAATASAKRRYDEYIEEVRRAFKKQYIDICSAAKAKADLSTSELYYHYTLYYYDQSGSLVRTVPPEGVMVTDDPVKLDQIRQARDVNVSSCSYNGPTTNTDYNAILTTMANAAWAANQSIEMWLYAKDNTPIRVLTPGGSNTVYAYIWQYDKYLHIGFHKLSPGPLNQVEIISTKDITVDISQLQPLKVMTHLVLQGSILTDNNPSLSVYVNGVACPVATNAPVPPAEYEIAATGGNATFTTDLSMLRQMRVYNRVLTGAEIAANASELCMGISPAYYANVFPALSGWGRFNSDQPGGAGTTSDGMVGTQYPPFYPLHRLTSNYAFTSLNTVVQQNTPDGGASRFWFDNLGRVIASRNAKQAVSANLFSYTKYDGLSRIVEVGEKAGAPDPGIPGFLAANNAQLFLNGGTNSQITRTYYDAPVLDQNLYPQDNLRKRVAAHTYAETASAEEQATYYSYDQIGNVKTLWQKLYGFSDKVRLDYNYDLISGKVNAVRYQKDKPDQFFYNYQYDAENRLEEASTGVEHDGSNWKIYKDSRKVNATYHYYLHGPLARTELGSSIQGIDYAYTLQGWLKGINGARLGVANDMFGDGGSGATSTFAKDVMAYSLAYFNGDYKPIGSSAPAFDMKYAAGTTDPAGQSLYNGNISNISVALDKINGGAPVGYTYRYDALNRLRTMRYHPLSTGTTTWGFGQNSPDFQEDITYDGNGNILTYKRNGNAGNKLMDDLTYSYPRENNNLTSNRLLHVRDDVDPGAFPSDFESMGSNQYVYDEIGNLIADRSANIQDIKWSVYGKINQISFVDGSSLSYKYDAGGNRVYKEYNKNGLLDKTWYVRDASGNTLSVYGNSNGDGNIYWKEQHLYGSSRLGMWQPDMLVNSGSGNALSLWGQSNRIRYELNNHLGNVMAVISDTKNGGDATVFNELDYAPFGMQLDGRKWSLGNGYRYGFNGKENDNEVKGEGNQQDYGMRVYDPRIAKFLSVDPLTKSYPELTPYQFSENSPILFIDLDGLEKALPWYFRENKHGGKPVLTLGLGNLGKMDRENYDDYSGVGKVGVFGWNTAAAAWNGVAATWNEALDGKTGSEMLNETVNGLQEMRVDDFKRVETWENVGGFLLTAYLTKRLNNALTRVPFVDAPLNTAEGAGAVNNPASKLIRSGNLNINEVKGTVNCAGCTIAGDATIKGNTALALKHGPMLTTEFFNNFGGAKDVKSYYTAEGVVGAMSKLEDGATGVVFGYRGPGRIGHYFNVTKQHGNVIFLDFQKSPGNWIQNTSTLMKDYKFNQLYFKNTTGL